Part of the Acetomicrobium thermoterrenum DSM 13490 genome is shown below.
GCCAGTGTGGAAAAAGACTTGAGGCGCTGGGCCTTAGGGCTGGCAAAAAGATTAAAAAACTTCATGGAATGCCTTTTTGCGGACCGGTAACGATCGAAATCGATGGAAGACAGGCAGCGATAGGCTATATGGCAGCCTCACGAGTTATGGTAAAACTTGTGGAAAAGGGATCTCTAGAGGAGTGATGCTTATGTCCTGCCACGGACTTTTCGACATATTAAAAAAACGAAAAACCGATGATCGAAACAATGTCAACCTAGATGACTTCGAGAGCAATACAGGTTGCGGTATGGGGATACATTGCAGTGAGTGTCCCCTGTCTTTTCGTTGCAGCCATAATGGCAATAAAGACGTATCAAAAACGACGAATAGCGGCCAAAAAATTAAAAAAATCCTTCTAATGGGAAACCCAAACGTCGGCAAAAGCGCTATATTTTCCCGATTGACGGGATTACATGCTATTTCCTCCAATTACCCCGGGACTACCGTAGGTTTTCTTGAAGGATCCGTTTCAATCGACGGAGAAACATACAAGCTCATAGATGTGCCGGGCGCTTATACGTTGGATCCAACTAACGAAGCAGAAGAAGTTGCCCGTCGCACCTTAGACGAAGGTGGAGATATAGTTGTAATAGTCGCGGATGCAACTGCTCTGGAGAGAAATCTCTATTTGGCACTTCAGGTGCTTGAAAAAGGTTACCCTTCGGTATTGGTCTTAAATATGGTTGATGAAGCCAGACACAAGGGCATACACATAGATTTGCAAACGCTGGAAATAGAGCTGGGCATCCCCGTTGTGTCGACTGTTGCCGTTACCGGAGAAGGTATATCTGCACTCAAAGCCGCTCTCGCAAAGGCGCGCCCCTCCTTCATACTTCCCATGGGCAAAGACGAGCGATGGCGATTGATAGGCGATATAGTTATGCGATCCCAGCAGGTAACACACAGACACCACACTTTTCGCGATCGCCTTGAGGATATAAGCGTTCATCCCGTATCAGGTCTGATATTGAGCCTATTGGTCATAGGATTGAGCTTTTACACAATAAGAACTATTGGCGAGGGGTTGATTGATTACGTCTTTGACCCTCTATTCGACAGATTTTGGGGTCCACTCCTTGCTTCTTTGTCTAATCTGCTGGGTGGCTCGGGATTCCTCCATGACATTCTCATCGGGCACCTCATTGACGGAAACTTGGACTGGGAACAGAGCTTTGGAATTCTGTCGACGGGATTATACGTGGAATTTGCTATGGTATTCCCCTATATAATCTCATTTTATTTAATCTTATCTTTGCTTGAAGATATTGGCTACCTGCCACGCTTGGCCGT
Proteins encoded:
- a CDS encoding FeoA family protein, whose translation is MLARKSDDQESMSLILLPNGKYAEIASLPPGQCGKRLEALGLRAGKKIKKLHGMPFCGPVTIEIDGRQAAIGYMAASRVMVKLVEKGSLEE
- a CDS encoding ferrous iron transporter B, with the translated sequence MLMSCHGLFDILKKRKTDDRNNVNLDDFESNTGCGMGIHCSECPLSFRCSHNGNKDVSKTTNSGQKIKKILLMGNPNVGKSAIFSRLTGLHAISSNYPGTTVGFLEGSVSIDGETYKLIDVPGAYTLDPTNEAEEVARRTLDEGGDIVVIVADATALERNLYLALQVLEKGYPSVLVLNMVDEARHKGIHIDLQTLEIELGIPVVSTVAVTGEGISALKAALAKARPSFILPMGKDERWRLIGDIVMRSQQVTHRHHTFRDRLEDISVHPVSGLILSLLVIGLSFYTIRTIGEGLIDYVFDPLFDRFWGPLLASLSNLLGGSGFLHDILIGHLIDGNLDWEQSFGILSTGLYVEFAMVFPYIISFYLILSLLEDIGYLPRLAVLFDALLHRIGLHGFAIVPTLLGLGCNVPGILATRVLESERERFIAATLISVAVPCAGLQAMIFGAIGSLGMRYVVVIYASLFLVWLILGYVLNKILSGQSPELIVEIPPYRLPSFRDLGLKLWFRISGFLLEATPLVLIGILIANLVYSSGILPWISNFLKPTVYLLGLPPEAIGAILLGFLRKDVAVGLLLPLGLTPQQLIVAIVVLSMTFPCIATFVVLFKELGAKRLLQSIIIMISIAMLAGIALNSLFSLMIT